CCCGCCAGTATCATCCCGATATCAACCCCAGACAAGATGCCCTTGCGCATTTCATCACTCTGACCGATGCCTACAAATTTTTGATGAAATGTGTCGGCTCGCGACCGCCTGCCACTAAGTACGACCGCACCGCACCGCGCGCTGGTGCAACTAGTCAGGGACGCGTCCGCGTTGAACGCGAAGCCCCAACCGAACCAGCCTCGACAGCTACATCACCAGCCGCACCACATCAGGGCAACTCCACAACATCACAGCCACTCTCCGACCTCGATCGCCATCTCAAACGGCAGTCCTATCAGCAACTTCATGTCTTGCTAAAAGAGCAACGGTTCATCCGGGCTATCACCTTAGTTGAAAGCCTAGCCCGTCGCCTACCTGAAGACCGGGAAGTTCGCCAGTGGCAAGCGATCGCCTACCACTTGCACGGTCGAGATTTGGCCGCCTCGCACCAGACCGATAAGGCCCGCATTTATCTAAAAAAAGCGTTGCAATCCGACCCGCACAACCGGTTGCTTTGGACCGAAGTCGAACAAGATTTTCGCTTCTTGGAAGAGCAGATTTGAGGTATCGGAGTCGCCTGCTGACTGGACTGCCTACCGGCAGAACGTCCCGAGCAGATCCGCAGTAATACTTAGACGCTACCCGCGCTCGTCTTCCTCTCTTTAGCTAACTTCCTTTTTCTCATCCTCAAAGAGTACAGCATGTCCGGCTTTTGTCGAACGTAGCTTGTACGTTAGCAGTTGGACAATATCAGAGAGACGAAGTCGAGCATACAGGGATCGACCGGATGTCGTTTATACGCTCCACAGGTCTTGGATTTGAGGAACTCAGACCCTGATGTCAAGACTGCGAGCTATTTCGAGAGCAGCGGAAGAACGGGAGCTGACGGAGAATGGTTCGGGTAGTTTGATGAGTATCTCAAACAAGCTGGAAGCAGGCGCAAGGCGGCAACGCTAGGTCTTTTTATATCTGCAAGTGAACCTCGGGCAGGGAAAACTAACTGACTTTATGAAAAATATTTATTCTAAAAAAGGAAGTTAATAAAATGAGAATAGCTGCTAGTAGAACCATAACTTCCCCCGATCGGAAACGGTGTGGTTGGAAAGGCTGCATGCCAGTCATGAAACCGACCATTGCTACCCTCGCCGAATCGGCGTGTGACAGGTGCTTCGTATGCTGGAGGCAAATGTACGAGGAATTGTCGTGGATCTCGTTCTCTGCCATCAAACAGCTGATTTCGACACCTTGGGAGCTGCTGTCGGACTGACACGACTCAAGCCCGGCGCGCGCCTCATTCTCACCGGCGGGACTCATCCAGGTGTGAAGGAATTCTTAGCCTTCTATCGCGACAAACTGGCTGTCAGCGAACGACGCAGCATCCATCCCGACCGCATCCGCACCCTCGCTGCCGTTGATGCCCAGACCCGCGATCGCTTCGGTCCCGTTGCCGAGTGGTTCGACCTGCCAAACCTCAGCGCCGTGGAAGTCTACGACCACCACCTCGACGTCACTAGCGATCTGCCTGCCACGCTCCGTGTCGTCGAACCCGTCGGCGCCACCGCCACCCTGATCGCCGAACGCCTGCGCGCCCAGAACATCCTACCAACGCCAGTCGAAGCAACGGCTATGGCCTTGGGCATCCACGCAGATACTGGCTCCCTGACCTTCGAGCAAACCACTCTCCGCGACGCCCGTTCCCTTACCTGGTTGCTGGAGCAAGGGGCTAGCATCAGCGCGATCGCCGCGTTCCTGCAGCCCGCCCTCTCGCCACCTTTGCAACAGTTGCTTGCCACGGCACTCAAAACTCTACAAACCGACGCAGTTGCCGGACGCCAGCTGGCTTGGGTATTGCTAGCAGGTGACGCCTTCATTCCCGGGCTCTCCCGCGTTGCCGAACAGCTTTTCGATCTCACCGAAAGTGACGCTTTGCTGCTGGGCTATCGCTACCGGCGCGGCGATCGCAACAAGCTGATCCTGATCGGGCGATCGCGCCGCGACGCTGCCGACATGGGCGCGCTCCTGACCGGCTTCGGTGGCGGCGGTCATCCCCAGGCGGCCTCGGCCACGCTCTCCGACATCGCTCCGCAGACTACCTTCGACGACGCGCTCTCCCAGTTGCACGCGCTCGTCCCACACCCGCCCACTGCTCGCGAGCTGATGTCTGCTCCCGTCCGCACGATCCGTCCGGAAACCCCCATTGCTGATGCCCAGAGAATTCTGCTGCGCTACGGTCACTCGGGTCTATCCGTCGTCGATGCTAGCGATCGCCTCGTCGGTATCATCTCCCGCCGCGACCTCGACCTCGCGCTGCACCACGGCTTCGAACACGCACCCGTTAAAGGCTACATGAGCCGCAACCTCAAGACGATCGCCCCAGACGTGCCGCTGCCGGAAATCGAATCCTTGATGGTTACCTACGACATCGGACGGCTGCCAGTCCTGAACAGAGGCGAACTTGTCGGCATCGTCACTCGTACGGACGTCCTGCGCCAACGCCAGCACGACCGCGCCGTCGGTAGTCCAGCTCGACAGTCTCCAACCAACGCCTGCCTGCTGCCGAACCTCTGCGATCGCCTGGCACCGAAACTGTGGGACATGCTGCAAGGGGCTGCAACCGCTGCCAGCGATCGCGGCTGGCACCTGTATCTTGTCGGCGGAGCCGTCCGCGACGTCTTGCTTGCCGAGGACGGTCGACCGCTGCAGCTCGAAGATATCGATCTCGTCGTCGACGGTTTTCACAACGCGGCTACCGTCGGTGCGGGAGTCGAACTCGCCAACGTCATTCGCGACGGGTTCCCTGGCGCGCGTCTTGACGTCCACGGCACCTTTCAAACTGCAGCGCTGCTCTGGTCTGCTCGTAGCGATCTCGGGCCGCTCTGCGTTGACATCGCCACTGCCCGCACGGAGTTTTACCCCTATCCGGCTGCCAATCCCGAAGTCGAAGCCAGCTCCATCCGCCAAGACCTCTACCGCAGGGATTTCACCATCAATGCTCTTGCCCTGCGTCTGAGCGCGCCCAGAGCTGGTGAATTGCTCGACTTCTTCGGCGGCTATTTGGACCTGCGCGCGGGACTGATCCGCGTCCTCCACGCCAATAGCTTTATCGAAGACCCCACGCGGATCTATCGAGCCGTGCGCTTTGCCGTCCGTTTGCACTTCGAGCTCGAGTCCCAAACGGTTGATTACATTCACTATGCGATCGCCAGCGGTGCCTACGAACGCTCTCGTAGCGAGCGCGAGCGCGCCCCCGCCCTGCAAACTCGCCTCAAAGCCGAACTTAAATACATCTTGCAAGCTCCGTACTGGCGGCCGGCCGCGCACCTACTCGCCGACCTCGATGCCTGGCGGTGTCTGCATCCCGACCTGGTACTCACCGCTGAGTTGTGGTGGCAAGTCCGGTATCTCGATCGCTGCCTTCACCGCCTCGATCGCGACAACCAGCTCGACCGTTGGCGGTTGCGCCTCGAAGCAATTGTCGCCGCCCTACCCCATCGCGATCGCCTTGACGTGGCTGCCGCCCTCCAACTCCCTGCCGACAGCCAGGAGCGCTTGAGCACCTTGAACGCTGCTGAACCCGCGATCGCAACTGTATTGTCCAAAGACAGTCCGCCGAGCACGATCGTTGTTGCCTTGCGGAGGTATCAGCAGCCGCTCCTGCTCCTGGTGCTTGCTCGCGCCCCTAAACTGCTCCGCCGCCGTCTCTGGCAGTACCTCGCCCATTGGAGCCATATCCGCCCGCTGCTAGACGGCAACGACCTTCGCGCTCGTGGCTACAAACCCGGACCGCAGTATCGTGAAATCCTGGATGCATTGCTTGCTGCCTATCTCGATGGTAAGCTTGCCAACCGCGCGGCTGCCGAACATTGGCTAGAGCAGCACTATCCGCTCAATGCCCGATAGATCGGCAAGTGGCTGTTTGCGGCATTTATGCGCTGTCCGTTTGCCACGGCGGTGAGGACAAGGCAGATCAGCGGTGAACCCGCACCAGAACCCGCGTTCCAAAGTGAAGACCGGTTTCAGTCCAGAGCGGTGGTTCGTCCGATAGCATTTCAAATGCCGTCCGCGAACATACCACCATGCGCCCGTCTTCTACCAAAGCCAGTGGAATTGGCGCTCTCAACACAAAACAGCGGGCCAGTTGTGCGGCGAGAGCTGTCGGCGGGCTGTCGGCGGGCAGCACAGCTGTAATCGGGCTGTCTGGGGTCACAATGCGAATGCCATCTGCATCGCGATCTATCTGGCAATCGCGGCAAAACGCAATGTATTCCTCGGGAATTGTGGTCGGTTGCTTCTTCATATCGACAGGATATCGGCAAAGACCGGCGCGATCGCATCCAGCTATTGGCTTTTCGGATCGTTTGCGGACGCCAAACGCCCGGTTGCTCACCACTTCAACACATCAGCCCTGTTCGTGCGGCCCCATCGCACCAATCGCAGATTCCTCCAACTTCTTCAGGATCCGCACTTGCACTTGCACGAGTATTTGTGAGCCGAACACATGCGTTCTTCAGTGTGCGAGTTTGAGAGATCCCTAATGGGAAAGCCTTTTCGGAATCGTAATGCGATCGCTTTTCCTCAATAGTTTCTAGTTCTTGCGAAATGCGGACCGTAATCTCAACCAAAGAGTTTGCTGCGACTAAACAACGACTACCTTGATAGTTCGATCCCCTAGTGCTCTGTCAAGTCCATGATTCAGGGTTGGCGATTTCTGGGAACTCCTTTGAACAAGGCTAGAGAGGATGAAAACCCTAAAAATTCTTCTTGATGCAGCACTAGTAGCAAGAGATGCAGCTGTAGGTTCCATCAACCTCGCGTCTTCAAGAGCTCGTCAATTTTTTCCGATTGCAGCGGACTGACAATGAAATAGGGAATATTCTACTGACTAGCACTCAGTACAGCATTTCTTGTGATGCGGTTGCGGTTGCGCGCGCGTTTCGTCCTACCACCACTTAAGAGCCAAGTAACTGCGCTCGGACTGAGAACGCTCGGCTTCAGTCAACCAATCTACGGGCTTGTAGGTGCCAAAAATGCGGTCCCACCAATCGACCGCGAGCCCGAAGTTATGGTGCCACATGCCGTACTTGTGGTGAACGTAGTGAACTGGCATTGGCATCCAGAAACACTTAACGGGGTTCTCGTGCTGAAGCTGATGGGCGTAGGCAGAGAAAGCGGCATAGGCGAGCGCTCCGAGCAGCCAGCCACTTCCTGAGGGAATTGAGACCAGGAACATGACCGGCAAGGCAACCAAACTACCGACGACATAATCGCGGAATTCCCAAAGCACGCCCTGACCTTCATTGCGTCGGTGATGGTCGCGGTGACGCTGACCGACTCGCGCGCTGGCATGCATCAGGCGATGCAACCAGTATTCGACCAGACTGGCAAAAACGAATGCCAGTGCGAATGAAACCGAGAAAACGCTAACCGACGCGATCGACACGAGTCTTGTCCTCCTCAAGCGGGTCTTCCCTGCCACCTTTAAAAATTGTACGATCGCAAATTCTTACCGACGAACTGCACGTGCAATGGCGACGAGCGTATAGCCAGGCAAAGTCGCCTAGGATGGAAGTCACGAAGCAGGATCGTTGCAGGCTTGCAATGTCCAAACCAACTCCTCAACTACTGCGACTACCCATTCTCACAGGCACAACACTTGTCATAAGTCCTGGTACCTCGCTCGCCCACGATTTATTTCTCTGGCAATGAAATATAAGGAGTAATTACTCGTCTGCAGATGTACCGTCGACACTGCTCGATCGCTCGCTAGGAAGAACTAAATTGAACGAGCGGGAGGCAGCAGTGCAGCGTTGTCGTGAACTCGTTTCGGTGCTTCGGAGACAATCGGGCTGCTATCATTACTGTTCGCAATCGCAACATCGCGAACCAGCAGGTAGCGAATCAAGCGTGCGACTGCTCGTTGAGCGAGTCCGCTTGCAATTTGTTGTCCCAAACGCTGAGTCTCGGGCTTAGCCAATACCTGCGGAACTAAGGGTAACAATGAAAGCGGGTTGAAGCCCGGTGTCTCGCGTAGAATATCGACAATGCGCTGAAAGTGCTCGATGTTCTGTGCATCTCGCGTAACCGCTGGCGGGCCATCGTTAACTGCCATTCCCACCCGCTCGCGGAACGCCATCGTGAGGTTGTGGAAACTTTGTTGTCCCAGGGCATCAACTGCATCAATTACCTCAGATGCCACGCGCTCGCGGATAAATGCCCCGCGCTCGGAAAACAAAAATTCAAATGCTTGGTCGAGCACTTTCTCAAAATCGTAATCTTGAGAAATGCGTGCGTTCCGCAGTAGATTCTCGAGGCGGTTCCAACGGAAGCTATCGTCTCGGAATAGCAAATCGCGCAGCGACGCACGTAATTGCGGCGACGGATCGGTCAGCAAGCGCTTGGCGATATAGGGATACGCTTTGCTCAATACCTTGAAATCTGGATCGATACCGATTGCAATCCCTTCAAGCGTCACGAGCGAACGAATGATCAGCGCATAATACGCCGGTACGCGAAACGGAAACTCGTACATCACCTCGGACATTTGGTCGGTGATGCTCTTGAAATTCAGCTCTGCAACACTGGCTCCAAGTGCGTCATTGAATACGCGCGCCAGGGCAGGGACAATCGGCTCGAGGTTGGTATCCGGCGCGAGAAACTCCAACTGCACGTAGTCGTTTGCAAGCGACTCAAAATCGCGATTGACCAAATGCACGACGGCTTCGATGAGCCCATACCGCTGATAGGATTCGATCTCGCTCATCATGCCGAAGTCCAGATAGGCCAAGCGTCCGTCCCGCATTGCTAACAAGTTGCCGGGATGGGGATCGGCATGAAAAAAACCATATTCCAGAAGTTGACGCAGCGAGCACTCTACACCGACTTCAAGCAGGCATTTGGCATCATTACCTTCCGCCTGGATCTGCTTGGGCTTCGTAAGCTTCGTTCCGTCGATCCACTCCATGGTCAGGACACGCCGCCCGGTGTACTGCCAGTAAATTTTGGGAACGTAAATTTCTTCGATATAACCGTACAGCTCGGCAAACCGCTCGGCATTCTGCCCCTCATGGATGTAGTTCATCTCCTCGAAGATGCGAGCGGCGAACTCATCGAGAATGGCTACGAGATCGCTACGAAGTCGTTTGACACGCTGCTGCAGCCAAATTGCTAAACCCCTTAGGATGTATACATCGAGGGTAATACGGCGGGCAAGGTCCGGACGCTGTACCTTGACGGCAACGACTTCGCCAGTAGCCAGTTTCCCCTTGTAAACTTGCCCGAGCGAAGCAGCAGCGACGGGCTCGGGCGATAGTTCGTCATAAACTGTCTCGGGGCGCGCTCCCAGCTCCTCCTCAATGAACCCGAAGGCAATTTCATTCGCAAACGGCGGTAGCTGGTCTTGAAGTTGAGCTAGTTCTTCAAGGTAAAGCGTCGAGATCAAATCGGGACGGGTGGAGAGAGCTTGCCCGATCTTGATGTAAGTCGGCCCGAGATTGGTGAGTAACTCCCGGAGTTGAACTGCCCGGCGGTGCTCGTTACGAGCGATGCTACCCGTTACCCGATCCCATAGCAGGATCAGTCCAAAAGAAAGGGCTGGAGCAATCAAATCAAACAGACGTCTGAGGATTGCTAAATAGCGTCCGCGGTAAGCGCTCGCGATCGCGGCAGGGTTGTAGCGCCAGTCTTCGCCAGAACCAGCGGCAGGTCGCTCGGCTGCAAGGACGACTGATTCGGAAGGGCGAGCCGCAGGTGCGGCTACCGGAGGAGATGCAGTCTTGGATCGAACCATCGAACTTGCAACCTGGGCGCTACGTAACGCATTGTAACAACGAGCGGCTCGCCCTGAATGCTTCTTGCGATGCAGATCGCTCGTCCCAATGGGCTGGGAACCGGCACCCGAAATCCCGCCAGCAGCTTAGGTGCGATCGAGTTCAGAACGTATGGCGTCGAGTTCTCGGTCGATATGCGTTGTGTGGGTTGCTGATGTTGGAGGCAGCTCGCCTTGGACCTCGCTGCTACCGAGCTCGGCCTTAAGAGCCGAGAGTTCGCCATCAACGTCGCCATTGCGATCGCCGGCTTCAAGGGCTCGGAAGCGCTCGTCGAGGCTGTCGCCGACCAAGCTTGCCGCCGATGCCTCGGATTGCGCTTCGAGTTCGTGCACGCGATCTTCCATGCGCTCGAAAGCATTGAGGGAACCGCCTGTTGTCAAGCCGCCGAGCATGTCATTGAGCTGCTGCGAAGCTTTTGCCGATCGCGCACGGGCAACAAACAGGTCTTTCTTCGCGCGCGCCTCGGAAATTTTGCTCTCGAGCGATCGCAAGTCGCGCTTGAGTCTGTCGATGATTGCAGACTGCTGCTGGATTTGATCTCGGTAGGAAGCTGCGCTGTCCTGGTAGGATTTGCGACGCACTAGAGCTTCGC
The sequence above is drawn from the Rubidibacter lacunae KORDI 51-2 genome and encodes:
- a CDS encoding J domain-containing protein, which produces MSKRKLRMSVEECYRVLELSVGADSEQVKASYRRLARQYHPDINPRQDALAHFITLTDAYKFLMKCVGSRPPATKYDRTAPRAGATSQGRVRVEREAPTEPASTATSPAAPHQGNSTTSQPLSDLDRHLKRQSYQQLHVLLKEQRFIRAITLVESLARRLPEDREVRQWQAIAYHLHGRDLAASHQTDKARIYLKKALQSDPHNRLLWTEVEQDFRFLEEQI
- a CDS encoding ABC1 kinase family protein, encoding MVRSKTASPPVAAPAARPSESVVLAAERPAAGSGEDWRYNPAAIASAYRGRYLAILRRLFDLIAPALSFGLILLWDRVTGSIARNEHRRAVQLRELLTNLGPTYIKIGQALSTRPDLISTLYLEELAQLQDQLPPFANEIAFGFIEEELGARPETVYDELSPEPVAAASLGQVYKGKLATGEVVAVKVQRPDLARRITLDVYILRGLAIWLQQRVKRLRSDLVAILDEFAARIFEEMNYIHEGQNAERFAELYGYIEEIYVPKIYWQYTGRRVLTMEWIDGTKLTKPKQIQAEGNDAKCLLEVGVECSLRQLLEYGFFHADPHPGNLLAMRDGRLAYLDFGMMSEIESYQRYGLIEAVVHLVNRDFESLANDYVQLEFLAPDTNLEPIVPALARVFNDALGASVAELNFKSITDQMSEVMYEFPFRVPAYYALIIRSLVTLEGIAIGIDPDFKVLSKAYPYIAKRLLTDPSPQLRASLRDLLFRDDSFRWNRLENLLRNARISQDYDFEKVLDQAFEFLFSERGAFIRERVASEVIDAVDALGQQSFHNLTMAFRERVGMAVNDGPPAVTRDAQNIEHFQRIVDILRETPGFNPLSLLPLVPQVLAKPETQRLGQQIASGLAQRAVARLIRYLLVRDVAIANSNDSSPIVSEAPKRVHDNAALLPPARSI
- a CDS encoding sterol desaturase family protein, whose protein sequence is MSIASVSVFSVSFALAFVFASLVEYWLHRLMHASARVGQRHRDHHRRNEGQGVLWEFRDYVVGSLVALPVMFLVSIPSGSGWLLGALAYAAFSAYAHQLQHENPVKCFWMPMPVHYVHHKYGMWHHNFGLAVDWWDRIFGTYKPVDWLTEAERSQSERSYLALKWW
- a CDS encoding CBS domain-containing protein, whose product is MDLVLCHQTADFDTLGAAVGLTRLKPGARLILTGGTHPGVKEFLAFYRDKLAVSERRSIHPDRIRTLAAVDAQTRDRFGPVAEWFDLPNLSAVEVYDHHLDVTSDLPATLRVVEPVGATATLIAERLRAQNILPTPVEATAMALGIHADTGSLTFEQTTLRDARSLTWLLEQGASISAIAAFLQPALSPPLQQLLATALKTLQTDAVAGRQLAWVLLAGDAFIPGLSRVAEQLFDLTESDALLLGYRYRRGDRNKLILIGRSRRDAADMGALLTGFGGGGHPQAASATLSDIAPQTTFDDALSQLHALVPHPPTARELMSAPVRTIRPETPIADAQRILLRYGHSGLSVVDASDRLVGIISRRDLDLALHHGFEHAPVKGYMSRNLKTIAPDVPLPEIESLMVTYDIGRLPVLNRGELVGIVTRTDVLRQRQHDRAVGSPARQSPTNACLLPNLCDRLAPKLWDMLQGAATAASDRGWHLYLVGGAVRDVLLAEDGRPLQLEDIDLVVDGFHNAATVGAGVELANVIRDGFPGARLDVHGTFQTAALLWSARSDLGPLCVDIATARTEFYPYPAANPEVEASSIRQDLYRRDFTINALALRLSAPRAGELLDFFGGYLDLRAGLIRVLHANSFIEDPTRIYRAVRFAVRLHFELESQTVDYIHYAIASGAYERSRSERERAPALQTRLKAELKYILQAPYWRPAAHLLADLDAWRCLHPDLVLTAELWWQVRYLDRCLHRLDRDNQLDRWRLRLEAIVAALPHRDRLDVAAALQLPADSQERLSTLNAAEPAIATVLSKDSPPSTIVVALRRYQQPLLLLVLARAPKLLRRRLWQYLAHWSHIRPLLDGNDLRARGYKPGPQYREILDALLAAYLDGKLANRAAAEHWLEQHYPLNAR
- a CDS encoding PspA/IM30 family protein — its product is MGLLDRAWRAARSRVTSWVSAAEDPEKILEQAVDDMQQDLIGMRQAVAQAIASQKRIERHAAQASQNADEWQGRAKLALSKGNEELAREALVRRKSYQDSAASYRDQIQQQSAIIDRLKRDLRSLESKISEARAKKDLFVARARSAKASQQLNDMLGGLTTGGSLNAFERMEDRVHELEAQSEASAASLVGDSLDERFRALEAGDRNGDVDGELSALKAELGSSEVQGELPPTSATHTTHIDRELDAIRSELDRT